From the Cupriavidus necator N-1 genome, one window contains:
- a CDS encoding ABC transporter permease, giving the protein MTTSLPATEPAVPAPDDAPFVLPRWHWARKHPTLILGALLLAVIAVLSLGAPWIATIDPQDIDPLARIQPPSAEHWFGTDALGRDVFSRAVWGGRVSMIVGLSVGLLATVSGVLLGLVAGFVRRADSLVMRVMDGLMAIPGILLAIALMAVTQASLSAVIIAIAIPEVPRVVRLVRSLALTLREQLYVEAAHAVGTRLPVILVRHVVPNMVAPLIVQATFVAATAVLTEAALSFLGVGVPAQMPSWGNMMAEGRNFVAVAFHIILYPGILLAATVLAINLLGDGLRDALDPRLARQL; this is encoded by the coding sequence ATGACCACTTCCCTGCCCGCGACCGAACCTGCCGTACCGGCACCCGACGATGCGCCTTTCGTGCTGCCGCGCTGGCACTGGGCGCGCAAGCACCCCACGTTGATCCTGGGCGCGCTGCTGCTGGCGGTGATCGCCGTGCTCTCCCTCGGCGCGCCCTGGATTGCCACCATCGACCCGCAGGACATCGACCCGCTGGCGCGCATACAGCCGCCATCGGCCGAGCACTGGTTCGGTACCGACGCGCTGGGCCGCGACGTGTTCAGCCGCGCGGTCTGGGGCGGCCGCGTATCCATGATCGTGGGTCTGTCGGTCGGGCTGCTCGCAACCGTGTCCGGCGTGCTGCTGGGCCTGGTCGCAGGCTTCGTGCGCCGGGCGGACTCCTTGGTGATGCGCGTGATGGACGGCCTGATGGCAATCCCGGGCATCCTGCTGGCGATTGCGCTGATGGCCGTTACGCAGGCCAGCCTGAGCGCGGTGATCATCGCCATCGCCATACCCGAGGTGCCGCGCGTGGTGCGGCTGGTGCGCTCGCTGGCGCTGACCCTGCGCGAGCAGCTCTACGTCGAGGCGGCGCATGCGGTCGGCACCCGCCTGCCGGTGATCCTGGTGCGCCACGTGGTGCCTAATATGGTGGCGCCGCTGATCGTTCAGGCTACTTTCGTGGCCGCCACTGCCGTGCTCACGGAAGCCGCGCTGTCTTTCCTCGGCGTCGGCGTGCCCGCCCAGATGCCGAGCTGGGGCAACATGATGGCCGAGGGGCGCAATTTCGTGGCCGTGGCCTTCCACATCATCCTGTACCCGGGCATCCTGCTGGCCGCGACGGTGTTGGCCATCAACCTGCTCGGCGACGGCCTGCGCGACGCGCTGGATCCGCGCCTGGCGCGGCAACTCTGA